One part of the Quercus lobata isolate SW786 chromosome 7, ValleyOak3.0 Primary Assembly, whole genome shotgun sequence genome encodes these proteins:
- the LOC115953213 gene encoding probable aquaporin SIP2-1 gives MAGVGLLVSDLIISFMWVWSGTLNSIFVYNILGFGRHEPSGEVIKCMLSILVLFFFAFLGKITKGGAYNPLTVLADAISGDFRHFIFNVGARIPAQVIGSIIGVRLIIDTFPEVGLGPRLSVDIHRGALTEGFLTFTIVIISLGLAQKIPGNFFMKTWISSVSKLTLHILGSDLTGGCMNPASVMGWAFARGDHITKEHILVYWLAPIEATLLAVWIFRLVVRSPKEDKADMKSKSE, from the exons atggctggGGTTGGTTTATTGGTCTCAGATTTGATAATCTCTTTCATGTGGGTTTGGTCAGGGACTTTGAACAGTATTTTTGTGTACAATATTTTGGGGTTTGGCAGACATGAACCTAGTGGTGAGGTTATCAAGTGCATGCTCTCTATTcttgttttgttcttctttgcTTTCTTGGGCAAGATAACCAAAGGTGGAGCCTACAATCCTCTCACTGTGTTGGCTGATGCAATTTCTGGTGATTTCAGGCATTTCATCTTTAATGTTGGTGCTAGAATCCCGGCGCAg GTTATTGGATCTATTATTGGGGTTAGGCTCATTATTGACACCTTTCCTGAAGTTGGACTTGGGCCGCGTTTAAGTGTTGACATCCATCGAGGTGCACTAACAGAAGGATTCCTGACATTTACAATTGTTATTATTTCACTTGGTCTGGCCCAAAAAATCCCGGGAAATTTCTTCATGAAGACTTGGATCTCAAGTGTCTCCAAGCTAACTCTTCATATACTTGGCTCTGATCTAACTGGTGGTTGTATGAACCCAGCCTCT GTGATGGGATGGGCTTTTGCTCGTGGGGATCATATAACCAAGGAGCATATACTTGTATACTGGCTTGCCCCAATCGAGGCAACTCTACTGGCTGTATGGATATTTAGGTTGGTAGTTCGGTCACCTAAAGAGGATAAAGCAGATATGAAGAGCAAATCAGAATGA